TCCATGACCTTTTTTGTCTCAACTTCATCAGTTCAGCGGTATGCTGTCTAGATCGGTAAAGCTGGTCTATTTTAATCCTACAACAGAGTATCTTCAATGCTTCAACATGCTTTTTACTCAGAATCACTGGAAATGAATGTTTTATGTGAGAAAATAAAGCCACATTACTGCATCTGTTTTCTAATCATCTCATCACAAGTGCATTGATCGCTTGAGATCAGCAATCGTGAATTATTTGCTACGGTAAGCTCCGGTGCTTTCCCAAGTGACCACCTGGGAAAAATCCACGGGCAACATGATTTAAGAGTAACTTGTGGTCTGCTTGAAGGAGAAGGCATTCGATGATGGATCATCGGATCACGGCTGCCTGGGCATGCCGGTGGCGGTGACAGGGCCTAACTTGACAGGATTGCAGGATACATCGACGCCTTCATGGCCGCCCGAGATGCACCCAGCTTCGCAGGCCTTGCTGCAGTCGAAGTGGGCGGTGCCGGGGATGGTCCTGCACCGCTTGATGCATTTGCAGTAGCATGATTCATCGCCGGTGGCGGTGGCTGAGCGCACCACCAGGCAGATGAGGACGACGGCGAGGGCCTTGCTGCAAGCCATTTGATCCTCCCTTTCGCTGCTGCGAGTAGCTTATCTGTTGTCGTGCTTGGAATTGTAGTCTCGAGTCCTGAAACGCTGGGCGTGGTGGGTGGATACTTATAGCCGGAGGAGCGTAAAGGAGATGAGTAAGTGATGTCAAGTGCCAGAAATAAGCGTCTGATGTGTGAGGCAGGAAGTGGTCTTCGTGTGGGCGGCCTCCTCGAACGTTGGAGGGCCTTTAGATCATTCATGATCGGAGCTGGTCAACGGTGAAACAGAAACAAGTAGTGGATGCTAATCTTCAGATCTATGGGGAATGAATCGGAGGAAGCAACGATGGATAGAAGAAGTTATAAATGAGCTTATCATCTGACTAGCTTGGAATCAGATGATGTATGATGCATAGCCATATCCTTTCCTATATAAATCCCCTGAGGATCAAACACTAAATCCATTCtaatattatttatcataatttAGACCACTAATAAAATAATTAGCTCATTAATTTTTTGGATTTAGACCGCTAATCTAAAATGATAAAACGCGCATCAATGGTTGATAAGTCAATTCAAATCATCTGAAACTTTCGATGGGACCTAAGCTGGACAATTACATTGTCAAAAATCTACAACTAACGTAAGGTACATAGCCTtccaaaaaaaaaccaaaaatataTCATGTTCTTGCCAATTCGGCAACCAATGTACTCTCACTACGTCTCTCTCACTCAAAGTCGACACCCACAGGTCATTGTGTCATGATATCACACTGTGTGTGATATCATGTCTTAGAATCGTGCACATGCACCAACCACATGTACCACCATCACACTCTTTTACCTCCTTCCATGCCTTCTGTCTTATCTCTCACACCACTTGCTATGTGATTCTTCTTCTAGaagctataatatatatatatatatatatatatatatatatatatatatatatatatatatatatatatatatatatatatatatatatatatacacatatatgtgtatatatatatatatacacatatatatgtatatatatatatatacacatatatatgtatatatatatatatacacatatatatgtatatatatatatacatatatatatatacatacatatatatatatatatacatacatatatatatatatgtatatatatatatatatatacatatacatatatatatatatacatatatatatacatatatatatacatatatatatatatacatatatatatatacatatacatatacatatgtatatatacatatatatacatatacatatacatatacatatacatatacatatatatacatatacatatacatatatatacatatacatatatatacatatacatatacatatatatacatatacatatacatatatatacatatacatatacatatatatatatacatatgtatatatatatacatatgtatatatatacatatgtatatatatacatatgtatatatatacatatgtatatatatacatatgtatatatatacatatgtatatatatacatatgtatatatatacatatgtatatatatacatatgtatatatatatatatatatatatatatatatatatttaatgacATAAGCATTACACTGTTGACTTATCCAACTGCGGATTATCACCTCGACGATAACATGAGCGGAAAAACCCATACCTCTTATTTAAAGTCTTCATCATCAAGAGCATGATCATTCGACCCTTGCCCACCTTATCTCTAGGAGAGCCACATGAGCTAGTTACAAGTTATATTAATCCTTAAGAGCGAAACTGTTCTCTCCCTTTTTGGGTCATCTATCACAAGCGACCTATTACTCTAATTTTAGGAAGACTTACATGCTTAACTGTAGAGGGTATTAATCCTAGGCAACATAACCTAATTCCCCATTTCCTTCTTTTTAGACACATGGGGACCTTTCCTATTTATCCCAAAGGGACTCCAACATTACAAACAACACTTCTAtaattgacatttcctaacaccaCCCATAGAGAAGTGTGCCCATCAATTGTCAATCTTACTTTATCGACCGTTTAGATATAAAAGTTAGTCCCCAAAATATAAAAgtgaaaatataattatttttcaccTTTGAACTAATTTTACCATAAGAGGGATCAGGTCGAAAATATCCCTCTAACGTTGATCGCTTATGCAGGGATCTTGACGAGATTAAGACGCGACCGGAGATAATACTAAATTTATCTATGACaaacaaataacaaataattTCAGGATCATGTTGATCAGATCTATTTCTCTCTCCAACCTGCTCTCATGACCCCTGGTAGACTCCCTGACCAACTTATATGTCTTTATGATTAAGTCAAATCATGTCGATTGGTCAACAACATCATGATAATAACAatattatatacatattattatatGATTATTTGATGATCGGCGGAGTTGTGGACTGCACCCTGCACTGCAGCACAACAACAAACGACAGCAGCCCGAGGAGAAAGGAACGCCACCGTGGGCGCGACTTTTAAAGCAGGCGGCTCCATAAAGGTCGACAAGTTTTGCATGCCCGTCTCGATTCATGCAACTCAGTTTCCGAAAGATGATCGATCACCTCTTAATTCAAACTGATCAAAGACATATATTTATTGCCTAAATGTGAGCATATTTTAGCTCACACTCCCTTCAAACTACATTATCATCCTTTTCCCTGATCTATGATCGTGTAAACCCATCACACACCCCATCCCATCTCATTCCCCACCCATGGCATGGCATGCCATGCCATGCTCATCTGGATGAGCTCCCCACTTGgtgttttgaatttaagaaagtattcttttttttgttttctattcattGTTTTAATTACTCCTCTTCTCATGTCCTTATCAAAGGCCATGTGACATACACCAGTTGCAACTTTTATATGGTTCCAAGCCTGCCCCCAATTTGCTTGGCCAATGAGCTCACCACACACAGTAGTGAGATGCAGGAGATGGGACAGTGGATACCCCAACCCCAAAAATAACCCTACCAACAAAAGAACCCAAAAAGCTTACAATTTCTTTGTACTCATCACCACAGTCTCTTTTTGGTGGTCCTActtgttgcacttttctccttttgttctCAGTCAAATGAGAAACAAAACATTGCTGTAAGTGTAATCATAGCTTAAGTAAATTAATGTCCTTTTACTCTTCTCTCCAGGCCAAATTCTGCATGCAATGTACTTTAGGGTGAATAGTTTTGTGCACACTGCTTAGGTTACTGCTGTGCCCAATGACCAGTAACTTTTGACTGCTTATCATGCTGCTGCTGTAGATCCACAAGTTTCTGCTACTGTGACTCATGTAGCCAGTCATTGGAATGTGGAAGGAAACAAAGACACCATAGGGTCCATGTCAATCACATGTTTATATGCTATACAAGGCTAATATTTTATATGATGTGAACCCCCATTCCTAGGTTAACTTTGGATGAGCATGGCAGTAATCATGATAGCAGCAAATGAGCATCAAAGTAGTAGTAACAACATAAGAAAAGGGACAGTTCAATTACTATTTCCTAAGCTGGTGAAGAACATTCCCCTTGCCACTGCCGACAAATAAATCCTCCCCCCCTCCCTCTCATCAATTCTGGTCTTCTCGGATCACTACTTTGACCTTTTATTTTACTGTATCCTCCTCTCATCGAAGTGCTGCTTCCAATAGAATTCCACATGAAAAAAAAGTGACAAGTCTCTTTCCACCCTAGTCttggtttctctttcttcttatctctctctctgtctctctctcgttCTTCCTATCCCTCCAGCTAGGAAAGCTAATCCCCTTTGTACTCGCATGGATCCGAGCAGTACCAGGAGAGGCTTGGTGCCGGTTGCTCCGAGAACAAGCTGCTGCAAAGCTCGTCTCCACCTAGAAACCCCTCATCCATGGCTTTGTTCTCGAAGGACAAGGAAGAAGAACGAGGCTTGAATTCCATGAGACAGTTTTGGTGCAACACCAGACCGCCATAAGGGCTTGTTTCATCATTGAACACCACACTCGAGTCACTGTCTGAGGCGCCGTCCTTGTAGATCAATGGAGCTCTCGCCTCCTCTACTGCTTTGATGATCTCAGACTGCGTTGCGTCCATCCCCGTGTCTGCGAGCTTGGCTTTGAGCTCCCTTATCTGAATTAAGCAACATGGTTATGGAAGCACAAGCGTGTGATAAGTACTGGGAGTGCTGCTCTGAGACGAGATCTCACCTCGGCTAGGAGCAGCTCCTTGTCGCGGCGGAGAGCATCGCAGTCGAGCTTAAGGTCGTCGTGCAGGGACTTGAGCGCGCCGTAGTCGCGCTCGAGCTGCTTCGTCTTCCACCGGGCGCGGCGGTTCTGGAACCAGACGGCGACCTGCCGCGGCTGCAGGCCCAGATCTCGTGCCAGCCTCACCTTCCTCTCCGGATCTAGCTTATTCTCCACTTCGAAGTTCTTCTCCAGAGCCTTGACTTGGTCCACGCTGAGCCGGCGCTTCTTCTCCCCCAGCCCCGACGGGCCATTGCTGCAgagctcctcttcctcctcgcacTCCACCTCCTCAATTCCATCGAGAAGGACGGCCTCGTTCTTACCCTTTTCTTCCACTGATCGCAAACATAAAGAAACCCCTTCCAGTAactaagaaaaagagaaaagcgaGAGGAGATGAGCAGTAGTAACCTGAAGGGGGGATGGAGATAAGACCGACATCTTTTCCTTGAGGACCCTTAAAAGAGTGTGCGCTGCTGAGCCTCTTCATACTGTTTTGGTTTTCTCTCTTGTCCTTGTTCGGATTAATGGGCTATAGCAAGGAGGATGAAAGAACGGAGCAGCAGAAATGAAGCTGATGGGATAAGGGATGACCTTAAGATGTGGGAGGGTTTGGAAGCGGTAGGAAAGAGAGAACAGGGTGGTAGGAGGGAGAAGGCTTGGCTGAAAGCAAGCTAGTTGAGTGCCAACGTAGCTCTTCCCTGTCCTTGTTCTTGCCCATCTTCTCTTCTCCTTGTGTGTCCATCATCAGGTCCAAAGCTTTTTCCTCTGAATCTTCTGCACCCTATGGATCTGCAATCTTGCTCTCAACCCAATAAAATCTAAAGactcagagagagagaaagagagagagagagagctgtgtGACTCAGTAGTATATGGAGTCTATATATAAAAGACAGTAGGGTTGAGGGGGTGTCATTGGTTGCTTTGAGGACAGAAATGAAATGATACTGATGCAATGCA
This DNA window, taken from Musa acuminata AAA Group cultivar baxijiao chromosome BXJ3-7, Cavendish_Baxijiao_AAA, whole genome shotgun sequence, encodes the following:
- the LOC103991431 gene encoding homeobox-leucine zipper protein HOX13 — translated: MKRLSSAHSFKGPQGKDVGLISIPPSVEEKGKNEAVLLDGIEEVECEEEEELCSNGPSGLGEKKRRLSVDQVKALEKNFEVENKLDPERKVRLARDLGLQPRQVAVWFQNRRARWKTKQLERDYGALKSLHDDLKLDCDALRRDKELLLAEIRELKAKLADTGMDATQSEIIKAVEEARAPLIYKDGASDSDSSVVFNDETSPYGGLVLHQNCLMEFKPRSSSLSFENKAMDEGFLGGDELCSSLFSEQPAPSLSWYCSDPCEYKGD